A window of the Helianthus annuus cultivar XRQ/B chromosome 4, HanXRQr2.0-SUNRISE, whole genome shotgun sequence genome harbors these coding sequences:
- the LOC110931293 gene encoding polyadenylate-binding protein 4-like, whose translation MYNGGGVGDTGGDEPWSGVRYRKNHKSRGDGIEWTFLVQNLPDRVTRNILLQAFQRHGYVSDAYVARKRDTKGKCFGFVRFMGVESMKETLAAMNKVRIHEVKLVVSLANYDKNHKKFNYSMRGGGQNEWRPKEANANDRNVSMNIGNHGMSSGTSKQSESGMGGLRLSGKERVMQIR comes from the coding sequence ATGTATAACGGTGGGGGTGTAGGTGATACTGGTGGGGATGAGCCCTGGTCTGGGGTACGATATCGGAAGAATCACAAGAGCAGGGGGGATGGCATTGAATGGACGTTTTTGGTGCAGAACCTTCCTGATCGGGTAACAAGGAATATTTTGTTGCAGGCTTTTCAACGACATGGGTATGTGTCAGACGCTTATGTGGCTCGAAAAAGGGATACTAAAGGTAAGTGCTTCGGATTCGTTCGCTTCATGGGGGTGGAAAGTATGAAAGAAACACTAGCTGCTATGAACAAAGTCAGGATTCATGAAGTTAAGCTAGTGGTGTCGTTGGCAAACTACGataaaaatcacaaaaaattCAACTATTCGATGAGAGGTGGGGGCCAGAATGAATGGAGACCAAAGGAAGCAAATGCAAATGACCGAAACGTCTCAATGAATATCGGGAATCATGGCATGTCCTCGGGGACCTCTAAGCAGTCGGAATCTGGAATGGGGGGTCTTCGTTTGTCCGGCAAGGAGAGAGTTATGCAGATACGCTAA
- the LOC110931294 gene encoding uncharacterized protein LOC110931294, giving the protein MEWIRGLKTAYGVHFLAIQETKLQDSDSFMFNNFWGRAIFNSAVVNSQGRSSGLACLWWPSIFRCDNVIRNRHFIVVSGSLVNSNCRMNFMNVYAPNEATRRRELWLEILEIKNSLQGLWILMGDFNEVRNDSKRMNSEFNEANADAFNHFILAAGLEEYNMGGGRFTYISDNGKKKLSKLDRFLVCLGLKENWPSATVLALDRDMSDHRPIILSTVQSDYGHIPFRFFNSWFKYPGFLNFVLERCKEFTFSGPADSAIAIKLRWIKNNIKEWLKTEKIKREHEYGVKKNRLANIERLAEEIILLVEELEERVICRNYVAEYDRIKHIDIRQKSRMRWALDGDENSTFFHNIINSNISSNRLNGLMIDGMWVTNPLLVKEALFNFFHKQFTEPMVNRPKVVCLNLVAISDSEADSLIAPFSLNEVKDAVWGCEGDRAPGPDGFNFQFIKRCWSDLQEDFMKLFNQFHADGSINKRVHHHL; this is encoded by the coding sequence ATGGAGTGGATTCGTGGTCTGAAGACTGCCTATGGGGTTCATTTTTTAGCCATTCAAGAGACCAAGCTTCAAGATTCGGATAGTTTTATGTTTAATAATTTCTGGGGTCGGGCTATATTTAATTCTGCGGTTGTTAATTCACAAGGGAGATCTAGTGGATTGGCTTGTTTATGGTGGCCATCAATATTCAGATGTGATAATGTGATTCGTAATAGACATTTTATTGTAGTTTCGGGGTCTCTGGTTAATTCTAATTGCAGAATGAATTTTATGAATGTTTATGCTCCAAATGAGGCGACTAGGCGGCGTGAACTGTGGTTAGAGATTCTGGAAATTAAAAATTCATTACAAGGGCTGTGGATCCTGATGGGGGATTTTAATGAAGTGAGGAACGATTCTAAAAGAATGAATTCGGAGTTCAATGAAGCGAATGCTGATGCGTTTAATCATTTTATTTTAGCTGCTGGCTTAGAAGAATATAACATGGGAGGGGGAAGGTTCACCTATATATCAGAcaatggtaaaaaaaaattaagtaaaCTCGACCGGTTTTTGGTGTGTCTTGGTTTGAAGGAGAATTGGCCGAGTGCAACGGTACTGGCTCTGGATAGAGATATGTCTGATCATCGGCCAATAATCCTGTCGACAGTTCAGTCGGATTATGGTCATATTCCATTCAGATTTTTTAATTCCTGGTTCAAGTATCCCGGATTTCTTAATTTTGTGTTGGAGCGATGTAAAGAGTTCACTTTCTCAGGGCCTGCTGATTCGGCTATAGCTATTAAATTAAGGTGGATTAAGAACAATATTAAAGAATGGTTGAAAACGGAAAAAATTAAGAGGGAACATGAGTATGGAGTTAAAAAGAATCGACTGGCGAATATAGAAAGACTTGCAGAAGAGATAATATTGCTAGTGGAGGAGTTAGAAGAAAGAGTGATATGCAGAAATTATGTAGCGGAATATGATAGAATTAAGCATATAGATATTCGACAGAAATCTAGGATGAGGTGGGCTTTGGATGGGGATGAAAATTCTACCTTTTTTCATAATATTATAAATTCGAATATCAGTTCTAATCGTCTCAATGGGCTTATGATAGATGGTATGTGGGTTACGAATCCTCTTTTAGTTAAGGAAGCTTTGTTCAACTTTTTTCACAAGCAGTTCACGGAACCAATGGTTAATAGACCAAAGGTGGTTTGCCTAAACCTGGTTGCAATTTCTGATTCTGAGGCAGACTCATTAATAGCGCCGTTCTCATTAAATGAAGTCAAGGATGCCGTATGGGGATGTGAAGGAGATCGAGCTCCGGGACCGGATGGGTTCAATTTCCAGTTTATAAAGAGATGTTGGTCGGATTTGCAGGAAGACTTCATGAAGTTGTTCAATCAATTCCATGCGGatggctcgataaacaaacgtgTACATCATCATTTATAG